A genome region from Nitrosopumilus oxyclinae includes the following:
- a CDS encoding 3-hydroxyacyl-CoA dehydrogenase has translation MTVKNITVLGSGVMGHGIAQVSATAGYNVVLRDIKQEFLDKAMEKIKWSLDKLVSKEKISKEEGDAIFSRITPIVDLSDAVKNAELVIEVVPEIMELKKSVYAELDKVAGPEVVFASNTSTLPITEIANTTSRPEKFIGIHFFNPPQLMKLVEIIPGEKTSQAITDLTQEYVKSVNKVAVLCRKDVPGFIINRLFIPMVHEACFVKDRTGATLEEIDSAVKFKLGFPMGIFELADFTGMDVIHKATVEMHLRDKKVINPHPLVEKMFDEKKLGQKSGEGYYKYSDDKYERVALSEELAEKCNPIQLVANILNNAAWLVSNGASDIEEIERAAQLGLGLKKPLFETAKEIGIKKIVDELNKLADEHGEFYRPDPLLISMQ, from the coding sequence GTGACAGTAAAAAATATCACAGTTTTAGGTTCGGGAGTCATGGGGCACGGAATTGCTCAGGTTTCAGCAACTGCCGGATATAATGTAGTTTTACGAGATATCAAACAAGAATTTCTAGACAAAGCAATGGAGAAAATAAAATGGAGTCTAGACAAGCTAGTATCAAAAGAAAAAATATCCAAAGAAGAAGGAGATGCAATATTTTCAAGAATTACACCAATTGTAGATTTGAGTGATGCAGTAAAAAACGCAGAACTTGTAATTGAAGTAGTTCCCGAAATCATGGAGTTAAAAAAATCAGTTTATGCTGAACTAGACAAAGTTGCAGGGCCTGAAGTAGTGTTTGCATCAAATACCAGTACATTACCAATCACAGAAATTGCAAATACAACATCAAGACCTGAAAAGTTTATTGGAATTCATTTTTTCAATCCACCACAACTAATGAAATTAGTAGAAATAATTCCAGGAGAGAAAACATCACAGGCAATCACAGATTTAACTCAAGAATATGTCAAATCAGTTAACAAAGTAGCCGTATTGTGTAGAAAAGATGTTCCAGGATTCATAATTAACAGATTATTCATCCCAATGGTTCACGAAGCATGTTTTGTAAAAGATAGAACAGGTGCAACACTTGAAGAGATTGATTCAGCAGTGAAATTTAAACTCGGATTCCCAATGGGAATATTTGAATTGGCAGATTTTACTGGAATGGATGTAATTCACAAAGCTACAGTAGAGATGCATTTGCGTGACAAAAAAGTGATCAACCCACACCCACTTGTAGAAAAAATGTTTGATGAGAAAAAACTAGGACAAAAATCAGGGGAAGGGTATTACAAATATTCTGATGATAAATATGAACGTGTTGCACTTTCAGAAGAGTTAGCAGAGAAATGCAATCCAATTCAACTTGTTGCAAATATTTTAAACAATGCAGCATGGCTTGTCTCAAATGGAGCAAGTGACATTGAAGAGATTGAAAGAGCAGCACAGTTAGGACTAGGCCTCAAAAAACCATTATTTGAAACTGCAAAAGAAATTGGAATTAAAAAAATAGTAGATGAATTAAACAAACTTGCAGATGAACATGGTGAATTTTACAGACCAGATCCACTTTTAATTTCTATGCAGTAA
- a CDS encoding HIT family protein: MDCIFCKIVSGEIKSKFLKETKHSISFLDAFPLAAGHALIIPKNHHQKIQDMSIEENTDLFSLVHQMISNVDKITGSTLVAIHNGKDAGQEIPHVHVHLVPRSTVDSAGPIHSMFSSKVNVSESDMDELYDKLKI, from the coding sequence ATGGATTGTATTTTTTGCAAGATTGTATCTGGTGAAATAAAATCAAAATTTTTGAAAGAAACAAAACATTCTATTTCATTCTTAGATGCATTCCCTCTTGCAGCAGGCCATGCTTTGATCATTCCAAAAAACCATCATCAAAAAATTCAAGACATGAGTATTGAAGAGAATACTGACCTCTTCTCACTTGTTCACCAAATGATTTCAAATGTGGATAAAATTACTGGGTCTACTTTAGTTGCAATTCATAATGGAAAAGATGCTGGTCAGGAAATCCCTCATGTTCATGTTCATCTGGTTCCTAGAAGTACTGTTGACTCTGCAGGTCCAATTCATAGTATGTTCAGTTCTAAAGTAAATGTATCTGAATCTGACATGGATGAACTATACGACAAATTGAAAATCTAA
- a CDS encoding DnaJ domain-containing protein, with amino-acid sequence MNTFQALRVLNVDSSSSQTEIKAAYRKMALELHPDKNNGKSENGEFEKITEAYNHLKNNHNQRINSNYQDTTQNKPKNDFKRKPQWGAPDDGSIPEQDWGKYTREFEEGDPDFWKEYERKFWEDYNARVRADGKNGEFEKAQEPKEQPNLFVNVDESLCIGCCSCEMIAPDVFSINKESRSNPKSSVINQKGAGVNKIMNAAETCPTKAISIENTETKERLYPY; translated from the coding sequence GTGAATACATTTCAAGCGCTCAGAGTATTGAATGTCGATTCAAGTTCATCACAAACTGAGATCAAAGCAGCATATAGAAAAATGGCATTAGAATTGCATCCAGATAAAAATAATGGGAAATCTGAAAATGGTGAATTTGAAAAAATTACTGAAGCATACAACCATCTAAAAAACAATCACAATCAAAGAATCAATTCCAATTATCAAGATACAACTCAAAACAAACCAAAAAATGATTTTAAAAGAAAACCTCAATGGGGAGCACCAGATGATGGGAGTATACCAGAACAAGACTGGGGCAAATACACTCGCGAATTTGAAGAAGGAGATCCAGATTTTTGGAAAGAATATGAACGAAAGTTCTGGGAAGATTACAATGCTCGAGTGCGTGCAGATGGAAAAAATGGTGAATTTGAAAAAGCTCAAGAACCAAAAGAACAACCAAATCTTTTTGTCAACGTAGATGAAAGCTTGTGTATAGGATGTTGTAGTTGTGAAATGATTGCACCAGATGTATTTTCAATTAATAAAGAAAGCAGATCAAACCCTAAATCATCAGTAATAAATCAAAAAGGAGCAGGTGTAAACAAAATAATGAATGCCGCAGAAACTTGCCCAACTAAAGCAATCAGTATAGAGAATACAGAAACTAAAGAAAGATTGTATCCTTATTAG
- a CDS encoding cupin domain-containing protein, which produces MSLRKNSEIKLIQGNEGTKIKQYFHPHNTLNGINYSLAQFILESGKKSKLHKMSSTEIFYILDGSGVLHVNDEIFHLEKDDSVYVPPNSKQFIENVGTSDLKFLCIVEPAWKADDEVLLE; this is translated from the coding sequence ATGTCATTGCGTAAAAATTCTGAGATCAAATTAATTCAAGGAAATGAAGGAACTAAAATAAAACAATATTTTCATCCACACAATACACTAAATGGAATCAACTATAGTTTAGCCCAGTTCATATTGGAATCAGGTAAAAAATCAAAACTTCATAAAATGAGTTCAACCGAAATATTCTATATTTTAGATGGGTCGGGGGTTTTGCATGTAAATGATGAAATATTTCACCTAGAAAAAGATGATTCAGTTTATGTTCCACCAAATTCAAAACAATTTATTGAAAATGTAGGAACAAGTGATTTGAAATTTTTATGTATTGTCGAACCTGCATGGAAGGCAGATGACGAAGTTTTGTTAGAATAA
- a CDS encoding cupin domain-containing protein, with the protein MKKTNISGTGDKRNVNPDWFTGKTWMKVLSEKIKAKDQDIYHVHFEKGSRTKLHQHNGNQILVGVKGKGSLEVFKKSGTSKNNFKIKKIERISLNEGDMVHIPAKTLHTHGSIDKKKEFSHIAINILPKKNAIYKTEWYESDFKTKVSKII; encoded by the coding sequence ATGAAAAAAACAAACATTTCAGGGACAGGCGATAAAAGAAATGTAAATCCAGATTGGTTTACAGGTAAAACATGGATGAAAGTTCTTTCAGAAAAAATTAAAGCAAAAGATCAAGATATCTATCACGTTCATTTTGAGAAAGGTTCTAGAACAAAACTACATCAACATAACGGTAATCAGATTTTAGTAGGAGTAAAGGGGAAAGGAAGTTTAGAAGTCTTTAAAAAATCAGGTACAAGTAAAAATAACTTTAAAATTAAAAAAATCGAAAGAATCAGCCTCAATGAAGGGGACATGGTGCACATTCCAGCAAAAACACTTCACACCCATGGTTCAATTGACAAGAAAAAAGAGTTTTCACATATTGCAATCAATATCCTTCCAAAGAAAAATGCAATATACAAAACAGAATGGTATGAATCAGATTTTAAAACAAAAGTTTCAAAGATCATCTAA
- a CDS encoding SHOCT domain-containing protein encodes MAAKKKTGYIERFLKKADKAIDDGIKRADEALEDAVEFSEMAASQAKKTSDQLSKKALKEKEKIKSRGIKKINEGVTSAKKLTSNSEEDLQMLEKLGKLRKAGVLTEKEFQEKKKKILARI; translated from the coding sequence ATGGCAGCAAAAAAGAAAACAGGATACATTGAGAGATTTCTAAAAAAAGCAGATAAAGCAATAGATGATGGAATTAAGAGAGCTGACGAAGCACTAGAAGATGCAGTAGAGTTTAGCGAAATGGCAGCATCTCAAGCAAAAAAAACTAGTGATCAATTAAGTAAAAAAGCATTAAAAGAAAAAGAGAAAATAAAATCAAGAGGAATTAAAAAAATTAACGAAGGAGTTACTTCTGCAAAAAAATTAACATCTAATTCAGAAGAAGATTTGCAAATGCTTGAAAAACTTGGCAAATTAAGGAAAGCAGGAGTGTTAACAGAAAAAGAATTTCAAGAAAAGAAGAAGAAGATACTAGCCAGGATTTAA
- a CDS encoding response regulator, protein MVNCILIDDDPDIVDVFSELLHTINVDILATGNNGKDAVELYKKHKPDLVLTDLQMPRYDGYYAVENIKDVDSMAKFIMITGDLDVRNSNLLNLLNIPILHKPFDTQQIKQTIDDVLLRENEFPTSFQIQYKFKEDVNYYTCTVNYQQYRNFKLLPVIEECEITNQKNTKLFYEKMQNALNLATENDIAPIRKLSEVVSND, encoded by the coding sequence TTGGTTAATTGTATCCTAATTGATGATGATCCAGATATAGTAGATGTGTTCTCAGAATTATTACATACAATTAATGTGGATATTCTTGCAACTGGGAATAATGGTAAAGATGCAGTAGAGTTGTATAAAAAACACAAACCTGATTTAGTTTTGACTGATTTACAAATGCCTCGATATGATGGATACTATGCTGTTGAAAATATCAAGGATGTAGATTCAATGGCTAAATTTATTATGATTACTGGCGATTTGGATGTTCGTAATTCAAATCTTCTTAATTTATTGAACATCCCTATACTTCACAAGCCGTTTGATACTCAACAAATCAAACAAACTATTGATGATGTTCTTTTACGAGAAAATGAATTCCCTACTTCATTTCAAATTCAATACAAATTCAAAGAGGATGTTAATTATTACACTTGTACTGTAAACTATCAACAATATCGAAATTTTAAACTATTACCTGTGATAGAAGAATGTGAAATTACTAATCAGAAAAACACTAAATTATTCTATGAGAAAATGCAAAATGCCTTGAATCTAGCAACTGAAAATGATATTGCGCCCATTCGTAAATTATCTGAGGTGGTTTCTAATGACTGA
- a CDS encoding winged helix-turn-helix domain-containing protein: protein MTEIDTFFAASLEKMIRENLGETTFHSIQNRLFEKYGISITNSIKEFHKLDSVLREFFGAGASGLEQKFLDGVCCMKSKQDKAEKRFTISDPEISQAILKAFSDDEMSKILNASIGEPWTISEILEKLEIPITSGYRKINSLIEGGLLIKSGFDLTSNNRVVDKYKSLFDNVNIDFNNKVTVHVQFTPEVISNSTVLQTVYGE from the coding sequence ATGACTGAGATTGATACATTTTTTGCAGCATCTCTTGAAAAGATGATTCGAGAGAATCTTGGAGAGACTACTTTCCATAGTATCCAGAATCGTCTATTTGAAAAATATGGTATTTCAATTACAAACTCGATAAAAGAATTCCACAAATTAGATTCTGTTTTGAGGGAATTTTTTGGGGCAGGGGCATCTGGTCTAGAGCAGAAATTCTTAGATGGTGTTTGTTGTATGAAATCAAAACAGGACAAGGCTGAAAAAAGATTTACGATCTCTGATCCTGAAATTAGTCAAGCTATTTTGAAAGCATTCAGCGATGATGAAATGTCAAAAATTCTAAATGCATCGATAGGTGAACCCTGGACTATATCTGAAATCTTAGAAAAATTAGAAATTCCAATAACTTCTGGATATCGAAAAATTAATTCTTTAATTGAAGGTGGATTACTAATTAAATCTGGATTTGATTTAACCTCTAATAATAGAGTGGTTGACAAATACAAATCATTATTTGATAATGTGAATATTGATTTTAACAATAAGGTTACTGTTCATGTACAATTTACTCCTGAAGTTATTTCAAATAGCACTGTGCTTCAAACAGTTTATGGTGAATAA
- a CDS encoding tetratricopeptide repeat protein yields MGLFGSKDNTEDLMYNAMSLMEKNQPKGAISLFNKILKQESKNTTALFNKGLALNQIKKYSDAITCFDILLEINPKDSQAWNNRGIAMAENGNIQAAAECYDKAIEVDPKNAASYFNKGVLLDKLQEREEALQVLDKAISIEPRKPNALFYKGIILGKMKKHEEALNCFNSVHKNNPSHMDAFFHKGIELAELDKHVKAIEIFDKILSKHKDNVNIIYAKSRSKAALGEYPQALELLKQSISKNPKMIRSWAKEEPVFTKLHSNDQFRKLVKM; encoded by the coding sequence ATGGGACTGTTTGGATCCAAGGACAACACCGAGGATTTAATGTACAATGCAATGTCACTAATGGAGAAAAATCAGCCAAAGGGGGCAATCTCATTATTTAACAAAATTCTAAAACAAGAATCAAAAAATACAACAGCATTATTTAACAAAGGCCTAGCATTAAACCAAATTAAAAAATACAGTGATGCAATAACATGTTTTGATATTTTATTAGAAATTAATCCTAAAGATTCTCAAGCATGGAATAACAGAGGGATAGCAATGGCAGAAAATGGAAACATACAAGCTGCTGCAGAATGCTATGACAAAGCAATAGAAGTCGACCCAAAGAATGCAGCATCATATTTTAACAAAGGAGTACTGTTAGACAAATTACAAGAAAGAGAAGAGGCATTACAAGTTTTAGATAAAGCAATTTCAATAGAACCAAGAAAACCAAATGCATTGTTTTACAAAGGAATCATACTAGGTAAAATGAAAAAACATGAAGAGGCATTAAATTGTTTTAATTCTGTGCACAAGAACAATCCAAGTCACATGGATGCATTTTTTCATAAAGGAATCGAACTTGCAGAATTAGATAAGCATGTAAAAGCAATTGAGATTTTTGATAAAATATTATCAAAACATAAAGATAATGTAAATATTATTTATGCAAAATCAAGAAGCAAAGCAGCATTAGGAGAATACCCTCAAGCATTAGAGTTACTAAAACAATCAATCTCTAAAAATCCAAAAATGATTAGAAGTTGGGCAAAAGAAGAACCAGTTTTTACAAAGTTGCATTCTAATGATCAATTCAGAAAATTAGTCAAGATGTAA
- a CDS encoding aspartate aminotransferase family protein, which produces MSNISEYKKKTKTSAKLFAKSARLHVNGVSHNIRFYEPYPFVVKSSKGTKLVDVDNNKYTDYWMGHWSLIFGHGQKNVKDALQKQIEKSWMYGTVNEQTIKLSELISKAVPVAEKIRYVTSGTEATMYAVRLARSVTGKNIIAKIDGGWHGYTSDLLKSVNWPFTESESSGVVNEEKIVSIPYNDLENSLKILKKYSKDLAGVIIEPVLGGGGCIPATQDYLKGIEEFVHKNNSLFILDEIVTGFRFRYGCLYPTMKLNPDIVTLGKIVGGGMAIGVMCGKKEIMEQADTRGKKKSERSYVGGGTFSANPASMTSGYATLSLLKSKKSTYSKLNSLGEFARKEIGRAFDGKVAITGKGSLFMTHFLKDGITEITNSADAAKCDSKMLAKYHFKMIAQDGIFFLPGKLGAISDAHTKEDIKKMIKASEEF; this is translated from the coding sequence TTGAGTAACATTTCTGAATATAAAAAAAAGACAAAGACATCTGCAAAACTATTTGCAAAGTCAGCAAGACTTCATGTAAATGGTGTTTCTCATAACATAAGATTTTATGAACCATATCCATTTGTTGTAAAATCATCTAAAGGAACAAAGCTTGTGGATGTCGATAACAACAAGTATACAGATTACTGGATGGGTCACTGGTCTTTGATATTTGGACATGGTCAAAAAAATGTCAAAGATGCACTACAAAAACAAATTGAAAAAAGTTGGATGTATGGAACAGTTAATGAGCAGACAATAAAATTATCAGAGTTAATTTCCAAAGCAGTTCCAGTTGCTGAAAAAATTCGATACGTTACATCAGGTACTGAAGCTACAATGTATGCAGTTAGATTAGCACGTTCAGTAACAGGAAAAAATATTATTGCAAAGATTGATGGAGGATGGCACGGATATACTTCTGATTTATTAAAAAGTGTAAACTGGCCATTTACAGAATCAGAAAGTAGTGGAGTAGTTAATGAAGAAAAAATTGTTTCAATTCCATACAATGATTTAGAAAATTCACTAAAGATTTTAAAAAAATATTCTAAAGACTTGGCAGGAGTAATAATTGAACCAGTGCTTGGAGGTGGCGGATGCATTCCTGCAACACAAGATTATCTTAAAGGGATTGAAGAATTTGTTCACAAAAATAATTCATTATTTATTTTAGATGAAATTGTGACAGGATTTAGATTTAGATATGGATGTCTCTATCCAACCATGAAATTAAATCCCGACATTGTCACATTAGGAAAAATTGTTGGTGGAGGAATGGCAATAGGTGTAATGTGTGGTAAAAAGGAAATCATGGAGCAGGCAGACACTAGAGGGAAGAAAAAATCTGAACGTAGTTATGTTGGGGGAGGCACATTTTCTGCAAATCCCGCATCCATGACATCAGGATATGCAACACTCAGTCTCTTAAAATCAAAAAAATCAACGTATTCAAAATTAAACTCATTGGGAGAATTTGCAAGAAAAGAGATAGGAAGAGCATTTGATGGTAAAGTTGCAATAACAGGCAAAGGCTCATTATTCATGACTCATTTTCTAAAAGACGGCATAACTGAGATTACAAATTCTGCAGATGCTGCAAAATGTGATAGTAAAATGCTTGCAAAATATCATTTCAAGATGATTGCACAAGATGGAATTTTCTTTTTGCCTGGAAAACTAGGTGCAATTTCAGATGCCCATACAAAAGAAGACATCAAAAAAATGATCAAAGCATCAGAAGAATTTTAG